The sequence GTATTGAGGATGTCTTCCAGCACCAGCGGGTGCAAGCCATAGCGCTCACCGATCTGGGTCAGCAGCTGCGTGTCCTGCAGGCCATAGACATTGAGCCACTGTTGTGACGGCAAACCAGGTTGGTCGAGTGCCGATAGCTGGCCATGGCGCGTCAGCTGCTGCTCGTCATAGCACAGCAGGTCCAGCCGGGGTTCGGTCTTGACCTCACCCACGTGCACCAGACTACCGGGCGGCAGGCCTGCCTTCTTTTGCCGTCCGTGCGGGCGGGCGCGCTTCACGCCTTAGTCCTTCACCTGCAGCTGGACGCCCACATCCCGCCAGACTTCGGCTTCCTGCACCAAGGCGGTGGCGGTCAGCGGGTGCTCCGCCAGCCAGTCCCCCGCCAGCTTCAGGTTCACCTGCTTGCCTTGCTGGCTCAGCTGTACCGGCGGCATCTCCATGTCACGGCGGTTGCGGTGAAACAGCACCGCCAGCCGCAGGGCCATCACCTGTTCACGGAACAGGCCGGGCTGATTGAGCATCGCTTCATGCTTGCCCAACTTGCCACGGTGTGCCAGCGCCAGCTCAGACAACCGATGCTGTTCCGGGCGGGAGAAACCCGGCATGTCGGCATGTTCCAGAATATAGGCCGAGTGCTTGTGGTAAGCGGTATGCGATACCGAGAGGCCGATTTCGTGCAACTTGCTGGCCCAGTCCAGCTGTTGCAGCGCGTGCTCATCCACCCGGTTGCCGCCCAGCTGCTGGCACAGCAGGCGCGACAGCTCGCTCACCCGCTGCGACTGTTTGACGTCGACATGGTAGCGACGCTTGAACTGGGTCACCGTGGTGTCACGCATGTCCTTGTGGTGATGTCGCCCGATCAGGTCATACAGCACCCCGTCGCGCAGCGCCCCCAGGGTAATACTCATTTGCTGAATGCCCAGCTCGGCGAACACGGCGCGCATGATGGCAAAGCCGCCTGGCAATACCGGTGCGCGGTCCTGTCGCAAACCATTGAGCTGCAGCGCGCTGACGCTACCCGCCTTGAGCAGGATCTGCTCCAGTTTTTCCATGCCTTCTGCGGTAATACCGGAGGGCGAGAGGTCATTCAACTCCAGAATGTCAGACAGCGAGCGCGCCGTACCTGAAGTGCCAATCGCCAGCTGCCACTCTTCCGGCCCGAACTCACCGGCAATGGCTTCCAGCTCGGAGCGGGCTGCCAGCGTAGCTTCCTGCAAGGCCGACTTGGTGATCTTGCCACCGGGGAAGTACTTCAGGCTGTAGCTGACGCAGCCCATGAACAGGCTTTCCATCTTCAGCGGCTTGTAATGGCTGCCAATGATGAATTCAGTCGAGCCACCGCCAATATCCACCACCAGCCGCTTTTCGCGGGTCGCCGGCAGCGAATGCGAAGCGCCCAGATAAATCAGCCGCGCCTCTTCCCGCCCGGCGATGATTTCAATTGGCACCCCCAGCGCGGCCTGAGCCTCGTCCATGAAGCTGCTGGCGTTCTTGGCCACCCGCAGGGTATTGGTACCCACCGCACGCACCGCCTCTGGCGGCAACTGCCGCAGGCGTTCGCCAAAGCGCTTGAGGCAATGCAGCGCGCGCTTCATGGTGTCGGCATCCAGCGAGCCATCCGCCTGCAGGCCTGCGCCCAGCCGCACCGTATCTTTCAGCGAATCCAGCGGGTAGATCTGGTCATCGACCACCCTTGCCACCTGCAGACGAAAACTGTTGGAACCCAAGTCTACGGCGGCAATGGTGTCGAAGCTCAATGCGATCTCCTGCGAATAAGGCTCAGTTGTCGTTGTCGAGGGCCGCGCGTTCCGCGTCCGCCAGCGAGAGATGGCGGATGTCCTTGCCCTTGACCATGAATACTACATACTCTGACATGTTTTTGGCGTGGTCGCCAATCCGCTCGATGGCCTTGGCAATGGTGATGATGTCGATCGACGTCGAAATGGTGCGCGGGTCTTCCATCATGAAGGTGATCAGCTGGCGGATGATGGCACGGTATTCTTCATCCACCTGCATGTCTTCTCGCACCACCTGCGCCGCCAGGCCGGCATCCAGCCGGGCAAACGCGTCCAGCGACTTGCGCAGCATGCGCAGCGCCAGCTCGGCCGCGTGCTTGATCTCGGTAAAGCGCGGCACCTGCACCCGGCCCGACTGGTAGATATTGCGGCTCATGCGGGCGATCTTCTCCGCCTCATCGCCAATCCGCTCCAGGTCGGTAATGGTCTTGATCACGGTGAACACCATGCGCATGTCACCCGCCGTCGGCTGGCGGCGCGCGATGATGTGCTGGCATTCCTCATCCAGCTGCACCTCCAGCATGTTCACCTTGTGATCCAGGCTCACCACCTTGTCCAGCAGCGGCAGGTCGGCATTGGCCAGACCATTCAGCGCGTCCTTGATCTGCTCT is a genomic window of Leeia aquatica containing:
- the ppx gene encoding exopolyphosphatase, with translation MSFDTIAAVDLGSNSFRLQVARVVDDQIYPLDSLKDTVRLGAGLQADGSLDADTMKRALHCLKRFGERLRQLPPEAVRAVGTNTLRVAKNASSFMDEAQAALGVPIEIIAGREEARLIYLGASHSLPATREKRLVVDIGGGSTEFIIGSHYKPLKMESLFMGCVSYSLKYFPGGKITKSALQEATLAARSELEAIAGEFGPEEWQLAIGTSGTARSLSDILELNDLSPSGITAEGMEKLEQILLKAGSVSALQLNGLRQDRAPVLPGGFAIMRAVFAELGIQQMSITLGALRDGVLYDLIGRHHHKDMRDTTVTQFKRRYHVDVKQSQRVSELSRLLCQQLGGNRVDEHALQQLDWASKLHEIGLSVSHTAYHKHSAYILEHADMPGFSRPEQHRLSELALAHRGKLGKHEAMLNQPGLFREQVMALRLAVLFHRNRRDMEMPPVQLSQQGKQVNLKLAGDWLAEHPLTATALVQEAEVWRDVGVQLQVKD
- the phoU gene encoding phosphate signaling complex protein PhoU produces the protein MPEHFSKQFDQELEHVRGRVLEMGGLVEEQIKDALNGLANADLPLLDKVVSLDHKVNMLEVQLDEECQHIIARRQPTAGDMRMVFTVIKTITDLERIGDEAEKIARMSRNIYQSGRVQVPRFTEIKHAAELALRMLRKSLDAFARLDAGLAAQVVREDMQVDEEYRAIIRQLITFMMEDPRTISTSIDIITIAKAIERIGDHAKNMSEYVVFMVKGKDIRHLSLADAERAALDNDN